From Pseudomonas hefeiensis, one genomic window encodes:
- a CDS encoding TonB-dependent receptor plug domain-containing protein, whose product MFVGPSRSGSSLLLALFISPPVLADDLFVDSQPLPQVLTATRLKQSPAAVPGSMTVLDSELIKASGARDISELLRLVPGMMVGNISGNQAAVNYHGTNATEARRMQVLIDGRSVYRAGLATVDWSDIPVAMEDIERIEVFRGPNTVSYGANALMAVVNIITRAPADSHGTRLKITRGERGISDWYASQGSGWEGGDLRLSLSGQEDDGFDSNRNGTDYRDSRRLNRFNLSVSQTLNEQQSIDWQLNAKDGTNQRPYTYRPVFAGITAAGDNSDVVAKDYAGSLRWNLDLNPNHSLYVQGSIQHWDRQQTWRACDAEVSFSPQLTDLWLLNPNYAEKLARNIPSFTGTGAPPGTPQEQALANQVLDQWRNGASQTLCGDIDQSARESRYDLEIQDTLSLSDSLRLVTGANYRYDRANSETYFNGTLDDTTWRLFGQLEWRASEHWLVQGGAMFEDTHLTGSSLTPRVAVNYLITPRHGLRAVYSEAVRSPDMFENNVNWSYQVTNLKPTAFGQSSARYFVQTRGPGNLDQEHMRSRELGYNGYFMNLGLAVDVKLFHDEITGMISEPLRNNQYIASNANESQFSGAETQLDWRITSADRLRLTYAYVDALASNALDEQPTARNSGSAGWLRDWGRGWNSAVFYYGADDLNGYRFERIDTRLSKRIPLGKANLELAGVLQQRLDNQPTTFVDNRYDSRHVLYFTAELSF is encoded by the coding sequence GTGTTCGTTGGCCCTTCCCGTTCAGGCTCGTCGCTACTATTGGCGCTGTTCATCAGCCCGCCAGTGCTGGCCGACGACTTGTTCGTCGACAGCCAGCCCCTGCCCCAAGTGTTGACGGCCACGCGCCTGAAGCAATCGCCGGCGGCGGTCCCCGGCAGCATGACCGTGCTGGACAGCGAATTGATCAAGGCCAGCGGCGCCCGGGACATCAGCGAACTGCTGCGCCTGGTGCCAGGCATGATGGTCGGCAATATCAGCGGCAACCAGGCTGCCGTGAACTACCACGGCACCAACGCCACCGAAGCCCGGCGCATGCAGGTGCTGATCGATGGCCGCTCGGTGTATCGCGCCGGCCTGGCCACGGTGGACTGGAGCGATATTCCGGTGGCCATGGAGGACATCGAGCGGATCGAAGTCTTCCGCGGCCCCAACACCGTCAGCTACGGCGCCAATGCCCTGATGGCGGTGGTCAATATCATCACCCGCGCTCCGGCCGACAGCCATGGCACGCGCCTGAAAATCACCCGTGGCGAGCGTGGCATCAGCGACTGGTATGCCAGCCAGGGCAGCGGTTGGGAGGGCGGTGACCTGCGGCTCTCATTGTCCGGCCAGGAAGACGACGGCTTTGACAGTAACCGCAACGGCACCGATTACCGCGACAGTCGACGCTTGAACCGTTTCAACCTGTCCGTCAGCCAGACCCTGAACGAACAGCAGAGCATCGACTGGCAACTGAACGCCAAGGACGGGACCAATCAGCGGCCTTATACCTACCGTCCAGTGTTCGCCGGGATTACAGCCGCCGGGGATAATTCCGATGTTGTCGCCAAGGACTACGCCGGTTCGCTGCGCTGGAACCTGGACCTGAATCCCAACCACAGCCTTTATGTACAAGGCTCGATTCAGCACTGGGATCGCCAGCAGACCTGGCGTGCGTGCGATGCCGAGGTATCCTTCAGCCCGCAGTTGACCGATCTGTGGTTGCTCAACCCTAACTACGCCGAGAAGCTGGCGCGTAATATTCCCAGCTTCACCGGCACCGGTGCGCCACCCGGCACCCCACAGGAACAGGCGCTGGCCAATCAGGTGCTCGATCAATGGCGCAACGGCGCCTCGCAAACCCTGTGCGGCGATATCGACCAGAGCGCCCGTGAGTCGCGCTACGACCTGGAAATCCAGGACACCCTGAGCCTGTCCGACAGCCTGCGACTGGTCACCGGGGCAAACTATCGCTACGACCGGGCCAACTCCGAGACGTACTTCAACGGCACGCTGGACGACACCACCTGGCGCTTGTTCGGTCAGCTGGAGTGGCGGGCCAGCGAGCACTGGCTGGTACAGGGCGGTGCGATGTTCGAAGACACCCACCTGACCGGCAGCTCGCTGACGCCGCGGGTGGCGGTCAACTACCTGATCACCCCGCGTCATGGCCTGCGGGCGGTGTACTCCGAGGCGGTGCGCTCGCCGGACATGTTCGAGAACAATGTCAATTGGAGTTATCAGGTCACCAACCTCAAGCCCACCGCCTTCGGCCAGAGCAGCGCCCGTTACTTTGTCCAGACCCGAGGCCCAGGGAACCTGGACCAGGAACACATGCGCTCCCGGGAACTGGGCTACAACGGTTATTTCATGAACCTGGGGCTGGCGGTCGATGTGAAGCTGTTCCATGACGAAATCACCGGCATGATCAGCGAACCCCTGCGCAACAATCAGTACATAGCCAGCAACGCCAATGAATCACAGTTTTCCGGGGCCGAAACCCAACTCGACTGGCGCATCACCAGCGCCGACCGCCTGCGCCTGACCTATGCCTACGTCGATGCCCTGGCCAGTAACGCCCTCGACGAACAGCCGACCGCCCGCAACAGCGGTTCGGCCGGCTGGCTGCGGGACTGGGGCCGAGGCTGGAACAGTGCAGTGTTCTATTATGGCGCCGACGACCTGAACGGCTATCGCTTTGAACGAATCGACACCCGTCTCTCCAAACGCATTCCTTTGGGCAAGGCCAACCTGGAACTGGCGGGCGTCCTGCAACAGCGCCTCGACAACCAGCCCACCACGTTTGTCGACAACCGCTACGACTCCCGCCACGTCCTGTATTTCACCGCGGAGTTGTCGTTCTAG
- a CDS encoding amidohydrolase family protein yields MPLTRLIFAWLLAVSSSGVMAREYTYSDAHLHYVDFFQETAGMPELLKAMADNRIEHVMISGIPVAKKWHEDEPKRPRYYAGDDADAYWYSATDVIVAAAVSKLTAEQRQHFHPFLSGFNPNDKNSAMHIQRMLDLYPGLWQGIGEVFTRHDDLTALTSGDTPRANNEAMTRIYHLAAENDLPVLLHSNITSKREKNALYLPEIEEPLRNHPHTRFIWAHAGTSMEIHRHQTRLDFLLPTLTRMLESYPNLYIDLSWSVLTPYLLDEAGKPREAWIKLVERFPERFMLGSDVVGRFDNVGKELRSFDSFLDALPEGVARKVARDNFLAVLCGSKVCPR; encoded by the coding sequence GTGCCCTTGACCCGTCTGATCTTCGCCTGGCTGCTGGCCGTTTCGAGCAGCGGCGTCATGGCCCGCGAATATACCTACAGCGATGCGCACCTGCATTACGTCGATTTCTTTCAGGAGACTGCCGGCATGCCCGAGTTACTGAAGGCGATGGCCGACAATCGCATCGAGCATGTGATGATTTCCGGCATACCGGTGGCCAAGAAATGGCATGAGGACGAGCCAAAACGCCCGCGTTACTACGCCGGTGACGATGCGGACGCCTATTGGTACAGCGCCACCGATGTGATTGTCGCGGCGGCGGTGAGCAAGTTGACCGCTGAACAACGTCAGCACTTTCATCCTTTTTTGTCCGGCTTCAACCCCAACGACAAGAACTCCGCCATGCATATCCAGCGCATGCTCGATCTCTATCCGGGGTTGTGGCAAGGCATTGGTGAGGTGTTCACCCGCCATGACGACCTGACGGCGCTGACTTCGGGCGATACCCCGCGGGCCAACAACGAGGCCATGACGCGGATCTATCATCTGGCGGCAGAGAACGATCTGCCGGTGCTGCTGCACTCCAACATCACCTCCAAGCGTGAGAAAAATGCGCTGTATTTGCCGGAAATTGAAGAGCCGCTGCGTAATCATCCCCACACGCGGTTCATTTGGGCGCATGCCGGCACCAGCATGGAGATCCATCGTCACCAGACGCGGCTGGATTTTCTGTTGCCGACACTGACCCGGATGCTGGAGAGCTATCCGAACCTGTACATAGACCTGTCCTGGAGCGTGCTCACGCCGTACTTGCTGGACGAGGCGGGCAAGCCCCGCGAGGCGTGGATCAAGCTGGTGGAGCGCTTCCCGGAACGCTTCATGTTGGGGTCAGATGTAGTGGGACGTTTCGACAACGTCGGTAAGGAATTACGCAGCTTTGATTCGTTCCTGGATGCGCTACCGGAAGGTGTGGCGAGGAAAGTGGCTCGGGATAATTTCCTGGCGGTGTTATGTGGGAGCAAGGTTTGCCCGCGATGA
- a CDS encoding ATP-binding protein, translated as MTLRRRWDINTRTQLIALGPALLLTVLLISFFTFVRIQDLRQELNHTGQLIANQLAPATEYGVISGNNEVLESLLTATLATPHVRFLEVQDSTDRVVVYVEQPAQSRNHSQQIEVFQAPVRLQRIALNNDFLQGNSTTIEAPGEDYLGRVIVGMSSDAFSQRQQEILLKAAILALFALLFTFLVARRLASNLSRPIRDIGNAVMAIQQGDYSTPLPIVDDAELGALSRHINNLADGLEQASREQHQAMAQLIKTREEAEKANSAKSEFLAMMSHELRTPMNGVLGMLQLLETTEMTEEQFEYTALASESTEHLLKVINDILDFSRIERSALELEHIPFNLAELVASCAQAFQHSAAQRKLGLDLLIPDDMQALQVQGDPTRIRQILVNLIGNALKFTEQGSVTVQCQWQALDHELLWFTCTVRDSGIGIATESLERMFDAFQQADSSISRRYGGTGLGLPIARTLAERMGGTLRAQSEEGRGSVFTLEIPLALSQKAPMTLAPRLPDGSGSGHGEGRNVLLVEDNPVNQTVIEAMLRSLGFTVSIAADGAQAIRSAESLMFEAILMDCRLPIIDGYEATRQIRQLPGCGEVPIIALTANALQGDREACLAAGMNDYLAKPFKRADLQQILQRWVR; from the coding sequence ATGACCTTGCGTCGCCGTTGGGACATCAATACCCGCACCCAGCTTATCGCCCTCGGCCCGGCATTGCTGCTGACGGTGCTGTTGATCAGCTTCTTTACCTTCGTGCGAATCCAGGACCTGCGCCAGGAACTCAACCACACCGGGCAGTTGATCGCCAACCAACTGGCCCCTGCCACGGAATATGGGGTGATCTCGGGCAACAACGAGGTGCTGGAAAGCCTGCTCACCGCCACGCTGGCCACGCCTCATGTGCGTTTTCTCGAGGTGCAAGACAGCACGGATCGGGTTGTGGTGTATGTCGAGCAACCCGCGCAAAGCCGCAATCATTCCCAGCAGATCGAGGTTTTCCAGGCGCCGGTTCGCCTGCAGCGCATTGCCTTGAACAATGATTTTCTGCAAGGCAACAGCACGACCATCGAGGCGCCCGGTGAGGATTACCTGGGCCGGGTGATCGTCGGCATGTCCAGTGACGCTTTCAGCCAGCGGCAGCAGGAAATCCTGCTCAAGGCCGCAATCCTGGCGCTGTTCGCCCTGCTGTTCACCTTTCTGGTGGCACGTCGCCTGGCATCCAACCTGTCCCGGCCAATACGCGACATCGGCAACGCAGTCATGGCGATCCAGCAAGGCGACTACAGCACGCCGCTGCCCATCGTCGACGATGCCGAACTGGGGGCCTTGTCGCGGCATATCAACAATCTGGCCGACGGTCTCGAGCAAGCCAGCCGTGAACAGCACCAGGCCATGGCGCAGTTGATCAAAACCCGGGAAGAGGCGGAAAAGGCCAACAGCGCCAAATCCGAATTCCTGGCAATGATGAGCCATGAACTGCGCACCCCCATGAACGGTGTACTGGGCATGCTGCAACTGCTGGAAACCACCGAAATGACGGAGGAGCAGTTCGAGTACACGGCGCTGGCCAGCGAATCCACCGAGCACCTGTTGAAGGTCATCAACGACATCCTCGACTTCTCGCGCATTGAGCGCTCGGCCCTGGAGCTGGAGCACATCCCGTTCAATCTGGCGGAGCTGGTTGCCAGTTGCGCCCAGGCGTTCCAGCACAGCGCCGCGCAACGCAAGCTGGGCCTGGACCTGCTGATCCCTGACGACATGCAGGCTTTACAGGTGCAAGGCGATCCGACGCGGATCCGGCAGATCCTGGTCAACCTGATCGGCAATGCCCTGAAATTCACCGAGCAAGGCAGCGTCACCGTGCAATGCCAGTGGCAGGCGCTGGATCACGAACTCCTGTGGTTTACCTGCACGGTGCGCGACAGTGGCATCGGGATTGCGACCGAAAGCCTGGAGCGCATGTTCGATGCCTTCCAGCAAGCCGACAGTTCGATTTCCCGGCGCTACGGTGGCACCGGTCTGGGGCTGCCGATTGCCCGCACCCTGGCTGAGCGCATGGGGGGCACATTGCGCGCCCAGAGCGAAGAGGGCCGGGGTTCGGTGTTTACCCTTGAGATCCCTCTGGCCCTGTCGCAAAAGGCACCGATGACCCTGGCGCCAAGGCTGCCCGACGGTAGCGGCAGCGGTCATGGCGAGGGTCGCAATGTGCTGCTGGTGGAAGACAATCCCGTGAACCAGACCGTGATCGAAGCCATGTTGCGCAGTCTGGGGTTCACCGTCAGCATCGCCGCTGACGGCGCCCAGGCTATCCGTAGCGCCGAAAGCCTGATGTTCGAGGCCATCCTGATGGATTGCCGGCTGCCTATCATCGATGGCTACGAAGCCACGCGACAGATCCGCCAGTTACCCGGCTGCGGCGAGGTGCCGATCATTGCCCTGACAGCCAATGCGCTGCAGGGCGATCGCGAAGCCTGTCTCGCGGCGGGCATGAACGATTACCTGGCCAAACCGTTCAAAAGAGCTGATCTGCAGCAAATTCTGCAGCGCTGGGTGCGTTAG
- a CDS encoding dienelactone hydrolase family protein — MSQVTVRSLVYQIDGQTYEGRLAFDVSQQGSRPGLLMAPNWMGVGAGAEEIAKSVAANGYVVLIADLYGQEVRPTNADEAAAAMMPLKNDRALLRKRMQAAFEQLQSQGEAQVDASRLATFGFCFGGCCSLELARTGAALKAAISFHGTLDTPDPADAQNIKGAVLVMHGASDPLVPKEQLPAFEDEMNAAGVDWQLLSYGGAVHSFTDPEANVPGKMMYDAKVAARAFRSMHNLLDEVLRG, encoded by the coding sequence ATGAGTCAGGTTACGGTTCGTTCGCTGGTGTATCAGATCGATGGTCAAACCTATGAGGGCCGCCTGGCCTTCGACGTAAGCCAGCAGGGCTCGCGCCCGGGTTTGTTGATGGCGCCCAATTGGATGGGCGTAGGGGCGGGGGCCGAGGAAATCGCCAAGTCGGTGGCGGCCAACGGCTATGTTGTGCTGATCGCCGATCTCTATGGCCAGGAGGTGCGCCCGACCAATGCCGATGAAGCCGCCGCGGCGATGATGCCGCTCAAGAATGACCGTGCCTTGTTGCGCAAGCGCATGCAGGCGGCGTTCGAGCAGCTGCAAAGTCAGGGTGAGGCGCAGGTCGATGCGTCCAGACTTGCCACGTTCGGCTTCTGCTTCGGTGGTTGCTGCTCCCTGGAGCTAGCGCGCACAGGCGCAGCGTTGAAGGCCGCCATCTCGTTCCATGGCACCCTGGACACACCCGATCCGGCGGATGCGCAGAACATCAAGGGGGCGGTGCTGGTCATGCATGGCGCCTCGGACCCGTTGGTGCCTAAAGAGCAACTGCCGGCCTTTGAAGACGAAATGAACGCCGCCGGGGTGGATTGGCAACTGCTGAGCTACGGTGGCGCGGTGCATTCGTTCACCGATCCAGAGGCTAATGTCCCGGGCAAGATGATGTACGACGCCAAGGTTGCCGCACGGGCGTTCAGGTCGATGCATAATTTGCTGGATGAAGTGCTCAGGGGCTGA
- the fabA gene encoding 3-hydroxyacyl-[acyl-carrier-protein] dehydratase FabA yields the protein MTKQDAFTREDLLRCSRGELFGPGNAQLPAPNMLMVDRITHISEEGGKYGKGELVAELDITPDLWFFACHFEGDPVMPGCLGLDAMWQLVGFFLGWQGLPGRGRALGSGEVKFFGQVLPTAKKITYNIHIKRVLKGKLNMAIADGSVAVDGREIYTAEGLRVGVFTSTDNF from the coding sequence ATGACCAAACAAGACGCCTTTACTCGGGAAGACCTGCTGCGCTGCAGTCGCGGTGAGCTGTTCGGCCCAGGTAACGCGCAACTGCCCGCCCCGAACATGCTGATGGTGGATCGCATCACCCATATCAGCGAAGAGGGTGGCAAGTACGGCAAAGGTGAATTGGTCGCCGAGCTGGACATCACTCCTGACCTGTGGTTTTTCGCCTGCCACTTCGAAGGTGATCCGGTGATGCCGGGCTGCCTGGGCCTGGATGCCATGTGGCAATTGGTCGGCTTCTTCCTCGGCTGGCAAGGCCTGCCGGGCCGCGGTCGCGCCCTGGGTTCGGGCGAAGTGAAGTTCTTCGGTCAGGTTCTGCCGACCGCCAAGAAGATTACCTATAACATTCATATCAAACGCGTCCTCAAGGGCAAGCTGAACATGGCCATTGCCGATGGTTCGGTAGCTGTGGATGGTCGCGAGATCTACACCGCCGAAGGCCTTCGGGTCGGCGTTTTCACCTCCACTGACAACTTCTAA
- a CDS encoding pirin family protein, producing the protein MIMPLTIRPRAEDVEGQPILRPLPSAKCRSVGPFVFFDHMLQTSYKAGQGMNIRQHPHIGLSTLTYLFEGKLQHKDSLGSDQIVDAGDVSWMTAGSAIAHVERTPETLLGSDFIMHGLQVWLASPQSHEQGPGHYSHHPAHTLPVSDNLGIKIRMIAGSGFCLQSPVPTLSPTLYAELNLQTATTLLIPTEHEERALYLLSGEAQLDGEPLEPHSLVVLPAGEEMTLFADSDCHAVLFGGAPLDGPRRMNWNFVSSDPARIDEARRRWAAGDWPTVPGESERIELP; encoded by the coding sequence ATGATCATGCCCCTGACCATTCGCCCACGCGCAGAAGATGTGGAAGGCCAGCCGATTCTTCGCCCACTGCCGTCCGCCAAGTGTCGCAGCGTCGGACCGTTCGTGTTTTTCGACCACATGCTGCAAACCTCCTACAAGGCCGGTCAAGGCATGAACATTCGTCAGCATCCCCACATCGGGTTGTCGACCCTCACCTACCTGTTCGAAGGGAAACTCCAGCACAAGGACAGCCTTGGCTCCGATCAAATAGTCGATGCAGGGGACGTCAGCTGGATGACCGCGGGCAGCGCCATTGCCCATGTCGAGCGCACGCCCGAGACACTGCTGGGCAGCGATTTCATCATGCATGGCTTGCAAGTCTGGCTGGCCTCGCCCCAATCCCATGAACAGGGACCTGGACACTACAGCCATCATCCGGCACACACCCTGCCGGTCAGCGATAACCTGGGGATAAAAATCCGGATGATCGCCGGGTCGGGTTTTTGCCTGCAATCGCCAGTCCCGACGCTGTCCCCTACCCTGTACGCCGAGCTGAACCTGCAAACCGCAACAACCCTGCTGATTCCCACTGAGCATGAAGAGCGGGCACTGTATCTGCTCAGCGGTGAGGCACAGCTAGACGGTGAACCACTGGAACCCCACTCGTTAGTGGTGCTCCCGGCCGGGGAGGAAATGACGCTGTTCGCCGACAGCGACTGCCATGCCGTGCTGTTCGGCGGTGCGCCACTGGACGGGCCACGACGGATGAACTGGAATTTCGTCTCCAGCGATCCGGCGCGAATAGACGAAGCCCGCCGGCGTTGGGCGGCCGGGGACTGGCCGACCGTGCCGGGGGAAAGTGAGCGGATTGAGTTGCCCTGA
- the fabB gene encoding beta-ketoacyl-ACP synthase I: MRRVVITGLGIVSCLGNDKETVSANLRASRPGIRFNPEYAEMGLRSQVSGSIDLPLEELIDRKIYRFVGHAAAYAYLAMKDAIADSGLTEEQVSNPRTGLIAGSGGASTLNQMEALDILREKGVKRVGPYRVTRTMSSTVSACLATPFKIKGLNYSIASACATSAHCIGNAMEQIQMGKQDVVFAGGGEEEHWSQSFLFDAMGALSSKRNDTPEKASRAYDADRDGFVIAGGGGMVVVEELEHALARGAKIYAEIVGYGATSDGYDMVAPSGEGAIRCMQMAMSTVDTPIDYLNTHGTSTPVGDVAEMKGVREVFGANAPAISSTKSLSGHSLGAAGVHEAIYCMLMMEGNFIAGSANIEELDPEVADLPILTKTREDAKIDTVMSNSFGFGGTNATLVLKRWQGK; the protein is encoded by the coding sequence ATGCGCCGCGTCGTTATCACTGGTCTGGGCATCGTTTCGTGCCTAGGCAATGACAAAGAGACCGTCTCCGCTAACCTGCGTGCAAGTCGCCCTGGCATCCGGTTCAATCCGGAATATGCCGAAATGGGTCTGCGTAGCCAGGTTTCCGGCTCCATTGACCTTCCCCTCGAAGAGCTGATCGATCGCAAGATCTACCGTTTCGTCGGCCATGCGGCGGCTTACGCCTACCTGGCCATGAAGGACGCCATCGCTGACTCCGGCCTGACCGAAGAGCAGGTGTCCAACCCGCGCACCGGTCTGATCGCCGGTTCCGGTGGAGCCTCCACCTTGAACCAGATGGAAGCGTTGGACATCCTGCGCGAAAAAGGCGTCAAGCGTGTCGGCCCGTACCGTGTCACGCGGACCATGAGCAGCACCGTTTCCGCCTGTCTGGCCACGCCATTCAAGATCAAGGGCCTGAACTACTCCATCGCCTCTGCCTGCGCCACCAGCGCCCATTGCATCGGCAACGCCATGGAGCAGATCCAGATGGGCAAGCAGGACGTCGTGTTCGCTGGCGGCGGTGAAGAAGAACATTGGAGCCAGTCGTTCCTGTTCGACGCCATGGGCGCCCTGTCCAGCAAGCGCAACGACACCCCGGAAAAAGCTTCCCGCGCCTACGATGCCGACCGTGACGGCTTCGTCATTGCTGGCGGCGGCGGCATGGTGGTGGTAGAGGAGCTGGAACACGCTCTGGCCCGTGGCGCAAAAATCTACGCGGAAATCGTCGGCTACGGCGCCACTTCCGACGGCTACGACATGGTCGCTCCAAGCGGCGAAGGCGCCATCCGCTGCATGCAGATGGCCATGTCCACCGTTGACACGCCCATCGACTACCTGAACACCCACGGCACTTCGACCCCGGTCGGTGACGTGGCGGAGATGAAAGGCGTGCGCGAAGTATTCGGCGCCAACGCCCCGGCCATCAGCTCCACCAAGAGCCTGTCGGGTCACTCCCTGGGCGCCGCTGGCGTTCACGAAGCGATCTACTGCATGTTGATGATGGAAGGCAACTTCATCGCCGGTTCGGCCAACATCGAGGAACTGGACCCGGAAGTGGCCGACCTGCCGATTCTGACCAAAACTCGCGAAGACGCCAAAATCGACACCGTAATGAGCAACAGCTTTGGCTTCGGCGGCACCAACGCCACCTTGGTACTGAAGCGCTGGCAGGGCAAGTAA
- a CDS encoding DUF3859 domain-containing protein, producing MHLTRSSALVALLSVCGLAQAEVRVEGPVEYGIFEGPQAELQSGERVLRRSNEQIRETESVPAKLGTKFGLRYRLVGKVADDQPLTLLYFTPGIRTPDGVRHDKFEVTQKLVPGAPQDVMAYEFTESHEVVPGEWRFMVFQGDRLLAQQRFVVR from the coding sequence ATGCACCTCACCCGTTCAAGCGCACTGGTCGCGCTGTTGTCGGTCTGCGGCCTGGCCCAGGCAGAAGTTCGTGTCGAAGGCCCGGTGGAGTACGGTATCTTCGAAGGACCTCAAGCTGAACTGCAATCGGGGGAGCGGGTTCTGCGCCGCAGCAACGAGCAGATCCGCGAGACTGAAAGTGTGCCGGCCAAGCTGGGCACCAAGTTCGGCCTGCGCTACCGCTTGGTGGGCAAGGTGGCTGACGACCAGCCATTGACCCTGTTGTACTTCACGCCAGGCATTCGCACCCCTGATGGCGTGCGCCACGATAAATTCGAAGTCACCCAGAAACTGGTGCCCGGTGCGCCTCAGGATGTGATGGCCTACGAATTCACCGAAAGCCACGAAGTGGTGCCGGGGGAATGGCGGTTCATGGTGTTCCAGGGTGATCGATTGCTGGCGCAGCAGCGGTTTGTGGTGCGCTGA
- a CDS encoding ABC transporter substrate-binding protein yields the protein MFRARSRKTPFRGRLPLALCLVLAGWLATIEARAAEIVLTGVHNSPGVQSFTQALKALRPEDKVRFTPLASLPAPGKLPRNVRLILLDLPSLDWRLQETHGPATLVLRISRQQARDRLGETTPDHLSLLWSDPPQARQLRLIRAILPQMRRVGVLFDEHSEFLLKEIRQAATPLGLEIVSERWDDTSDSRPLQKLLRNSDVLLGLDDPDLYNPKTVKNLLLSSYARQRALIGPNAAFVKAGSLASTYSDQEDWLAILDDLLDRPATTWPRTLYPARFKVLSNQQVARSLGIEPINAESVAAQLAEGEQRP from the coding sequence ATGTTCCGGGCTCGATCGCGCAAGACGCCCTTTCGTGGCCGCCTGCCGCTGGCGCTGTGCCTGGTGCTTGCAGGCTGGCTGGCAACGATCGAGGCCCGGGCTGCCGAGATTGTACTGACCGGCGTGCATAACAGCCCTGGTGTGCAGTCTTTCACCCAGGCCCTGAAGGCCCTGCGCCCCGAGGACAAAGTCAGGTTTACGCCTCTGGCCAGCCTGCCGGCGCCCGGCAAACTGCCACGCAATGTCCGCCTGATCTTGCTTGACCTGCCCAGTCTCGACTGGCGCCTGCAGGAAACTCACGGGCCGGCCACCCTGGTATTGCGAATCAGCCGCCAACAAGCCCGGGACCGCCTGGGCGAGACAACGCCCGATCACCTGAGCCTGTTGTGGAGCGATCCACCGCAGGCGCGGCAATTGCGCCTGATTCGCGCGATCCTTCCGCAAATGCGCAGGGTCGGCGTGCTGTTCGACGAGCACAGCGAATTCCTGCTCAAAGAAATCCGCCAGGCAGCGACGCCGTTGGGCCTGGAGATCGTGAGTGAACGCTGGGACGACACCAGTGACAGCCGCCCTCTGCAAAAACTGCTGCGCAACAGCGATGTGCTGCTGGGGCTCGACGACCCCGATCTGTACAACCCCAAGACGGTAAAAAACCTGTTGCTCAGCAGCTACGCCCGGCAACGTGCGCTGATCGGGCCCAATGCTGCTTTCGTCAAGGCCGGCAGCCTGGCCAGCACCTACAGCGACCAGGAAGACTGGCTGGCAATTCTCGACGACTTGCTTGACCGCCCCGCCACCACCTGGCCCCGCACCCTGTATCCGGCCCGCTTCAAAGTCCTGAGCAACCAACAGGTCGCCCGTTCACTGGGAATCGAACCGATTAACGCCGAATCCGTCGCTGCACAGTTGGCCGAAGGAGAACAACGCCCATGA